A stretch of DNA from Bacillus sp. NP157:
GACGACATGCTCGCGTGGTGGGACGACTGCGCGGCACGCGGCATCCCCGCCGTGCTGTTCTGCTACGCGCTGGGCAAGGCGCAGCGCATCCTCGCCGAACTGGCGACGCGTACCGATCGCCAGGTCTTCCTGCACGGCGCGATGGTCCGGCTGGTCGAGGACTATCGCGAAGCCGGCATCGACATGGTGCCGACCCAACCGGTGAGCGACGAGGCCCGCGGCCGCGACTTCGCCGGCGAGCTGATCCTCGCCCCACCCTCCGCCGCGGGTTCGCCGTGGATGAAGCGCTTCGCCAAGGCGTCCACGGGCTTTGCCTCCGGCTGGATGCAGGTGCGCGGCGCGCGCCGCCGGCGCGGCTACGATCGCGGATTCATCGTCTCCGACCATGCCGACTGGCCGGGCCTGGTGCGCAGCGTCGAAGACTGCGGGGCAAAGCGCATCTACGTCACCCATGGCGATGGCGAAGCGCTGATCCGCTACCTGCGCGAACGCGGCCACGATGCACGCGCGCTGCGCTCGCTCGGGCAGATGCCCGACGTGCGCGCGAGCGAGGAAGGCGACTGATGCGCCGCTTCGCGCAGCTCTACGATGCGCTGGATCGCACGGCCTCGACGTCGGCGAAACGCGATGCGATGGCGGCCTACTTCGCCGAAGCGCCGGCCGTGGACGCGGCGTGGGCCGTCTACGTGCTGGGCGGTGGCAAGCTGAAACGCACGGCGACGTCGACCGAGCTGCGCGCCGCGCTCGCCAGCGAGACCGGCTACGCCGACTGGCTGATCGACGACAGCTATTCGCATGTGGGCGACCTCGCCGAAACCATCGCGCTGATGTTGCCGCGCCAGGAAGGCGAAGGCACCGATACGCCCCTGCATGTGTGGATGGAGGCACGGCTGCCCTCGCTGGCGCGGCTGGAGTCCGCCGAGCGCATGGACACCCTGCGCGAGTGGTGGCGTGAACTGCCCGCCAGCCAGGTCTTCCTCGTCAACAAGCTGCTGACCGGCTCGCTGCGCGTCGGCGTGTCCCACCGGCTGGTGGTCCAGGCACTCGCGCAATGGACGAACCTGCCCACCGACCTCATGGCCCATCGCCTCAGCGGTACGTGGAAGCCAGGCGCCGACGCCATCGCCGCGCTGGCCGGGCCGGAGCGGGCCGACGAACATGCCGGCGACCGGCCCTACCCGTTCTTCCTCGCCTCGCCGCTGGAACACGAGGTGGCGACGCTCGGCGACGTCGACGCCTGGCTGGCCGAGTGGAAGTGGGACGGCATCCGCGCACAGCTGATGCGCCGCGGCGACGACGCGATCCTGTGGTCCCGCGGCGAGGAACGCCTCGACGGTCGTTTCCCCGAGCTGGAACAGGCCGCGCGCGCCCTGCCCGACGGCTGCGTGATCGACGGCGAGATCCTCGCGTGGTCGAACGACGAAGTGCATCCGTTGCCGTTCGCCGCGCTGCAGAAACGCATCGGCAAGCTCAAGCCCGGGCCGAAGCTGCTCGCCGATACGCCGGTGCGGCTGATGGCCTACGACCTGCTCGAACTCAACGGCGACGACCTGCGCGAAACCCCACTGCAGGAACGCCGCGCGAGGCTGGCAAGCCTGCTCGACGGACACGGCCCCACCTTCATGCTGTCCGCCGGCATACCGGCCGCCACCTGGGAGGACCTCGCGACCATCCGCACCGAGTCGCGCGAGCGTCGTACCGAAGGCCTGATGCTGAAGCGGCTGGAGTCACCGTATCGGGTCGGCCGCAAGCGCGGCGACTGGTGGAAATGGAAGGTCGATCCGTACACCGTCGATGCCGTGCTGCT
This window harbors:
- a CDS encoding ligase-associated DNA damage response exonuclease; this encodes MDSDLLLPRPEGLYCPAGDFFIDPMLPVARAVVTHAHGDHARSGSALYHVARAGQALMQERLGAAATILAFDYGERFTLGETVLSLHPSGHVLGAAQVRIEGRGKVAVVSGDYKRDPDPTCAPFEPVPCDVFVTESTFGLPIYRWPPMAEVIDDMLAWWDDCAARGIPAVLFCYALGKAQRILAELATRTDRQVFLHGAMVRLVEDYREAGIDMVPTQPVSDEARGRDFAGELILAPPSAAGSPWMKRFAKASTGFASGWMQVRGARRRRGYDRGFIVSDHADWPGLVRSVEDCGAKRIYVTHGDGEALIRYLRERGHDARALRSLGQMPDVRASEEGD
- a CDS encoding ATP-dependent DNA ligase, with amino-acid sequence MRRFAQLYDALDRTASTSAKRDAMAAYFAEAPAVDAAWAVYVLGGGKLKRTATSTELRAALASETGYADWLIDDSYSHVGDLAETIALMLPRQEGEGTDTPLHVWMEARLPSLARLESAERMDTLREWWRELPASQVFLVNKLLTGSLRVGVSHRLVVQALAQWTNLPTDLMAHRLSGTWKPGADAIAALAGPERADEHAGDRPYPFFLASPLEHEVATLGDVDAWLAEWKWDGIRAQLMRRGDDAILWSRGEERLDGRFPELEQAARALPDGCVIDGEILAWSNDEVHPLPFAALQKRIGKLKPGPKLLADTPVRLMAYDLLELNGDDLRETPLQERRARLASLLDGHGPTFMLSAGIPAATWEDLATIRTESRERRTEGLMLKRLESPYRVGRKRGDWWKWKVDPYTVDAVLLYAQPGHGRRSGLFTDYTFGVWDGETLVPVAKAYSGLDDTEIGKLDRWIRANTIDRFGPVRSVTPTHVFELAFEAIQASGRHKAGVAVRFPRILRWRTDLAINDADKLDDLRRLASG